In Streptomyces alboniger, the following are encoded in one genomic region:
- a CDS encoding segregation and condensation protein A encodes MATNDDPAPPARRRALGRGPGESPGGTPAHSSDGDAGEQSAEPDDGRFKVRLANFEGPFDLLLQLIARHKLDVTEVALSQVTDEFMAHIRAMGADWDLDQTTEFLVVAATLLDLKAARLLPAAEVEDEADLALLEARDLLFARLLQYRAYKQIADIFSGRLDEEARRYPRTVGLEPHHAELLPEVVISIGAEGFAKLAVKAMRPRAKPQVYVDHIHAPLVSVREQAGLVVARLRERGEASFQVLVEDAGDTLTVVARFLALLELYREKAVALDQEDPLGELMVRWTGGDGVGEPTVTDEFDRAPEPMEEMA; translated from the coding sequence ATGGCCACGAACGACGACCCCGCACCGCCCGCCCGCAGGCGCGCCCTTGGGCGAGGGCCTGGTGAGTCCCCCGGCGGGACGCCTGCCCACAGCTCCGACGGCGATGCGGGGGAACAGTCGGCCGAGCCCGACGACGGGCGGTTCAAGGTTCGGCTCGCGAACTTCGAAGGGCCCTTCGATCTGCTGCTCCAGCTGATCGCCAGGCACAAGCTGGACGTCACCGAGGTCGCGCTGTCACAGGTGACCGACGAGTTCATGGCGCACATCCGGGCCATGGGGGCCGACTGGGACCTCGACCAGACGACCGAGTTCCTGGTGGTCGCCGCCACGCTGCTCGACCTGAAGGCGGCGCGGCTGCTGCCCGCCGCCGAGGTCGAGGACGAGGCGGACCTGGCGCTGCTCGAAGCGCGGGACCTGCTGTTCGCGCGGCTGCTCCAGTACCGCGCGTACAAGCAGATCGCGGACATCTTCAGCGGGCGGCTCGACGAGGAGGCGCGGCGCTATCCGCGGACCGTGGGCCTGGAGCCGCACCACGCCGAGCTGCTGCCGGAAGTGGTCATCAGCATCGGCGCCGAGGGGTTCGCCAAGCTCGCCGTGAAGGCGATGCGGCCGCGCGCGAAGCCGCAGGTGTACGTCGATCACATCCACGCCCCGCTGGTGTCCGTGCGGGAGCAGGCCGGTCTTGTCGTCGCCCGGCTGCGGGAGCGGGGGGAGGCCAGCTTCCAGGTGCTGGTGGAGGACGCGGGGGACACCCTGACCGTGGTCGCGCGCTTCCTCGCCCTGCTGGAGCTGTACCGCGAGAAGGCCGTAGCCCTGGACCAGGAGGACCCCCTGGGGGAGCTGATGGTGCGGTGGACCGGCGGGGACGGCGTCGGGGAGCCGACCGTGACCGACGAGTTCGACCGGGCCCCCGAGCCGATGGAGGAGATGGCGTGA
- a CDS encoding ParA family protein, with amino-acid sequence MSVRDQGPVGLEAVGSVAVRTFEARQSPQPTQSAPQSMDGHHVNAMAGDRSGDNTHTPLADYEELPQGHFYDPDAEYEPDPEYAATLAPDAARQRRERIGPTGRPLPYFPIPGPLTDHGPAKIIAMCNQKGGVGKTTSTINLGAALAEYGRRVLLVDFDPQGALSVGLGVNPMELDLTVYNLLMERGMSADEVLLKTAVPNMDLLPSNIDLSAAEVQLVSEVARESTLQRALKPLMQDYDYIVIDCQPSLGLLTVNALTAAHKVIVPLECEFFALRGVALLTETIEKVQERLNPELELDGILATMYDSRTVHSREVLARVVEAFDDHVYHTVIGRTVRFPETTVAGEPITTYASNSVGAAAYRQLAREVLARCHAE; translated from the coding sequence ATGTCTGTGCGGGACCAAGGACCCGTCGGGCTCGAGGCTGTCGGCTCCGTCGCTGTCCGCACCTTCGAAGCCCGGCAGAGCCCCCAGCCGACACAGTCAGCACCCCAGAGCATGGATGGCCATCACGTGAACGCCATGGCCGGCGACCGGAGTGGCGATAACACCCACACCCCCCTCGCCGACTACGAGGAACTGCCCCAAGGGCACTTCTACGACCCAGACGCCGAGTACGAACCCGATCCGGAGTACGCGGCCACGCTCGCCCCGGACGCCGCCCGTCAGCGCCGCGAGCGCATCGGCCCCACCGGCCGCCCGCTGCCGTACTTCCCGATCCCGGGTCCGCTGACCGACCACGGTCCGGCCAAGATCATCGCGATGTGCAACCAGAAGGGCGGCGTCGGCAAGACGACGTCGACCATCAACCTGGGCGCCGCCCTCGCGGAGTACGGGCGACGGGTCCTGCTCGTCGACTTCGACCCGCAGGGCGCCCTCTCGGTGGGCCTCGGGGTGAACCCGATGGAGCTGGACCTGACGGTCTACAACCTCCTCATGGAGCGCGGCATGTCCGCGGACGAGGTGCTCCTGAAGACGGCGGTCCCGAACATGGACCTGCTGCCCAGCAACATCGACTTGTCGGCCGCCGAGGTGCAGCTGGTGAGCGAGGTCGCGCGCGAGTCCACGCTCCAGCGGGCGCTCAAGCCGCTGATGCAGGACTACGACTACATCGTGATCGACTGTCAGCCCTCGCTCGGCCTGCTCACCGTGAACGCCCTGACGGCGGCTCACAAGGTGATCGTGCCGCTGGAGTGCGAGTTCTTCGCGCTGCGCGGTGTGGCCCTGCTGACGGAGACCATCGAGAAGGTCCAGGAGCGGCTCAACCCCGAGCTGGAGCTGGACGGCATCCTCGCGACCATGTACGACTCCCGCACGGTCCACAGCCGGGAGGTGCTCGCGCGCGTGGTCGAGGCCTTCGACGACCACGTGTACCACACGGTCATCGGGCGCACGGTCCGCTTCCCGGAGACCACGGTCGCCGGTGAGCCGATCACCACGTACGCCTCCAACTCGGTCGGCGCGGCCGCCTATCGTCAGCTCGCCAGGGAGGTGCTCGCCCGGTGTCACGCCGAGTGA
- the ald gene encoding alanine dehydrogenase codes for MKVGIPREVKNNEFRVAITPAGVHELVRHGHQVVIERNAGVGSSITDAEYVSAGARILDTADEVWAAADLLLKVKEPIAEEYHRLRKDQTLFTYLHLAASKECTDALLESGTTAIAYETVETANRALPLLAPMSEVAGRLAPQVGAYHLMAANGGRGVLPGGVPGVAAGKAVVIGGGVSGWNAAQIAIGMGFHVTLLDKDINKLKEADKIFGTKIQTVVSNAFELEKACLEADLVIGAVLIPGAKAPKLVTNELVSRMKPGSVLVDIAIDQGGCFEDSRPTTHAEPTFPVHNSVFYCVANMPGAVPNTSTYALTNATMPYIVSLANNGWVEALRRDPALALGLNTHDGKVVYRQVAEAHGLEHLELESLLG; via the coding sequence ATGAAGGTCGGCATCCCCCGCGAGGTCAAGAACAACGAGTTCCGGGTGGCCATCACCCCCGCCGGTGTGCACGAGCTGGTGCGCCACGGCCACCAGGTCGTCATCGAGCGGAACGCCGGCGTCGGCTCCTCGATCACGGACGCCGAGTACGTCTCGGCCGGTGCCCGGATCCTGGACACCGCCGACGAGGTCTGGGCCGCCGCTGACCTGCTCCTGAAGGTCAAGGAGCCCATCGCGGAGGAGTACCACCGCCTCCGCAAGGACCAGACGCTCTTCACCTACCTGCACCTGGCCGCGTCCAAGGAGTGCACGGACGCGCTCCTGGAGTCGGGCACGACCGCCATCGCGTACGAGACCGTCGAGACCGCGAACCGCGCGCTGCCGCTGCTCGCCCCGATGTCCGAGGTCGCGGGCCGCCTCGCCCCGCAGGTCGGCGCCTACCACCTGATGGCCGCCAACGGCGGCCGCGGCGTCCTGCCGGGCGGCGTCCCGGGCGTGGCCGCGGGCAAGGCCGTCGTCATCGGCGGCGGTGTCTCCGGCTGGAACGCGGCGCAGATCGCCATCGGCATGGGCTTCCACGTGACCCTGCTCGACAAGGACATCAACAAGCTCAAGGAAGCCGACAAGATCTTCGGCACGAAGATCCAGACCGTCGTCTCCAACGCCTTCGAGCTGGAGAAGGCCTGCCTGGAGGCCGACCTCGTCATCGGCGCCGTCCTCATCCCGGGCGCCAAGGCCCCGAAGCTGGTCACCAACGAGCTGGTCTCCCGCATGAAGCCGGGAAGTGTCCTTGTCGACATCGCGATCGACCAGGGCGGCTGCTTCGAGGACTCGCGGCCGACCACGCACGCCGAGCCGACCTTCCCGGTCCACAACTCGGTCTTCTACTGCGTCGCCAACATGCCCGGCGCGGTGCCCAACACCTCCACCTACGCGCTCACCAACGCGACGATGCCCTACATCGTGTCGCTCGCGAACAACGGCTGGGTCGAGGCGCTGCGCCGCGACCCCGCGCTGGCCCTGGGTCTCAACACCCATGACGGCAAGGTCGTTTACCGGCAGGTCGCCGAGGCCCACGGTCTCGAACACCTTGAGCTGGAGTCGCTCCTCGGCTGA
- a CDS encoding tetratricopeptide repeat protein: MTDQAVDTDGTAAGGAVPSPAGTAGEPANDQFVGRLRELKELRADVDRAGLDTLSGRKAPRARVLLVAGRPGSGRTALAEELVRRLAGDYPDGVLRARLSEPDGERVPTERTARELLDALAVPAPPGACADDLCALLRGALKERRALLLLDDAADAEQVDALLPDTPGCLVVAVSQGPLTGIPDVRPCTLGGLDKAAAVELLSRAAGPVRITVDPRSAESLVEACAAHPAALVLAGGWLSVRPKAAVADLAKRVHDLPAEGSPLARVFRHTYASLSGPSARVLRLLSLAPAGHVDPHTASALAGCSVSGAKAALDDFAALGLVRRVESSLPQYEVPGCLVPLLRSLTESQDRPAELQLARARMLERTVRLLQSCRAVTEPDASAARKKIAGLPRALRFDGPGAAAEWLSTRRPALLAAARLAVADGELDTLARRLMAALTRALVAHRGTQAAAPDLYGIHRLVLDVAERRDLPREKAAALLNLADLDAQTGRTHDALARYRAALDAGRAAGDPYATGRAMESVGGAYQELGDWSRASDWFGRALAQRLARGERADAARLYGRIAAVHTYAGRYGEALRNWSSALTGHRKNGDVAAQARALSEMARVQEYAGRPEESLRTCQEAVEWARHANDVRLQAALQLRLADTLERLGDPAAARLHRSAAERMLGGEYPEAARLETNGGAAPSACEIRSASAED, translated from the coding sequence GTGACGGATCAGGCGGTCGACACGGACGGTACGGCGGCGGGCGGCGCGGTGCCGTCCCCGGCCGGTACCGCTGGGGAGCCGGCAAACGATCAGTTCGTCGGCCGGCTCCGGGAGTTGAAGGAGCTGCGGGCGGACGTCGACCGGGCGGGACTCGACACCCTGTCCGGCCGCAAAGCGCCCCGCGCCCGCGTCCTGCTCGTCGCGGGCCGCCCCGGCTCGGGCCGCACCGCGCTCGCCGAGGAACTCGTACGGCGGCTCGCGGGCGACTACCCCGACGGAGTGCTGCGGGCCCGCCTCTCGGAGCCCGACGGCGAGCGGGTGCCGACCGAGCGCACCGCCCGCGAACTCCTCGACGCCCTGGCCGTGCCCGCGCCGCCCGGCGCCTGCGCGGACGACCTCTGCGCACTGCTCAGGGGCGCCCTGAAGGAGCGCAGGGCCCTGCTGCTCCTCGACGACGCGGCGGACGCCGAACAGGTCGACGCGCTGCTCCCCGACACCCCCGGCTGCCTGGTCGTCGCCGTCTCCCAGGGCCCGCTCACCGGCATCCCCGACGTGCGGCCGTGCACGCTCGGCGGTCTCGACAAGGCGGCCGCGGTGGAACTGCTCTCCCGCGCCGCGGGACCCGTGCGCATCACGGTGGACCCGCGCTCCGCGGAGTCCCTGGTCGAGGCGTGCGCCGCCCATCCGGCGGCCCTGGTGCTCGCCGGGGGCTGGCTCTCCGTACGCCCCAAGGCGGCCGTCGCCGACCTGGCCAAGCGGGTGCACGACCTGCCCGCGGAGGGCTCGCCCCTCGCACGGGTCTTCCGGCACACCTACGCCTCGCTGTCCGGGCCCTCCGCGCGGGTCCTGCGCCTGCTCTCCCTCGCCCCGGCCGGCCACGTCGACCCGCACACCGCCTCCGCGCTCGCGGGCTGCTCGGTCTCCGGGGCCAAGGCCGCCCTCGACGACTTCGCCGCCCTCGGACTCGTCCGGCGCGTGGAGTCCTCGCTGCCGCAGTACGAGGTGCCCGGCTGCCTCGTGCCGCTCCTGCGGTCCCTCACCGAGAGCCAGGACCGCCCGGCCGAGCTCCAGCTGGCCCGCGCCCGGATGCTGGAGCGGACCGTACGGCTGCTCCAGTCCTGCCGGGCGGTCACCGAGCCGGATGCCTCCGCGGCCCGCAAGAAGATCGCGGGACTGCCGCGCGCCCTGCGCTTCGACGGCCCCGGCGCCGCCGCAGAGTGGCTCTCGACCCGGCGGCCCGCCCTGCTCGCCGCGGCCCGCCTCGCCGTGGCCGACGGCGAGCTGGACACCCTCGCCCGGCGCCTGATGGCGGCCCTGACCCGGGCCCTGGTCGCGCACCGCGGCACCCAGGCGGCCGCCCCTGACCTCTACGGCATCCACCGGCTGGTCCTGGACGTGGCCGAGCGGCGGGACCTGCCGCGTGAGAAGGCCGCCGCGCTCCTGAACCTCGCGGACCTCGACGCGCAGACGGGCCGTACGCACGACGCGCTCGCCCGCTACCGGGCGGCGCTGGACGCGGGCCGCGCGGCGGGCGATCCGTACGCCACCGGACGCGCGATGGAATCCGTAGGCGGCGCCTACCAGGAGCTGGGGGACTGGTCCCGGGCCTCCGACTGGTTCGGCAGGGCGCTGGCCCAGCGCCTGGCCCGCGGCGAGCGCGCCGACGCCGCCCGCCTCTACGGCCGTATCGCGGCCGTGCACACCTACGCGGGACGCTACGGCGAGGCGCTGCGCAACTGGAGTTCGGCCCTCACCGGACACCGCAAGAACGGCGATGTGGCCGCCCAGGCACGGGCGTTGAGCGAGATGGCCCGTGTGCAGGAGTACGCGGGCCGGCCCGAGGAATCGCTGCGTACCTGTCAGGAAGCCGTCGAGTGGGCGCGACACGCCAACGACGTACGTCTGCAAGCGGCGTTGCAGCTGCGCCTCGCGGACACCCTGGAGCGGCTCGGTGACCCGGCGGCCGCCCGGCTGCACAGGAGCGCGGCCGAGCGCATGCTGGGAGGGGAGTACCCGGAAGCCGCCAGGCTTGAAACAAACGGTGGAGCAGCACCTTCCGCCTGCGAAATCCGTAGTGCATCCGCAGAGGATTGA
- a CDS encoding NUDIX domain-containing protein, translated as MTIKDTAEEWQVTATQTPFVGNKTSVRTDDVVMPDGSVVRRDYQAHPGSVAVLALDGEGNVLVIRQYRHPVRHKLWEIPAGLLDVPGENPLHAAQRELYEEAHVKAGDWRVLTDVYTSPGGCDEAVRVFLARDLAEAEGERFEVFEEEADMELTRVPLDELVRGVLAGELHNNCLVVGVLSLYAALNGDGVDALRPAEAPWPARPFEA; from the coding sequence ATGACGATCAAGGACACCGCCGAGGAGTGGCAGGTCACGGCCACGCAGACGCCCTTCGTGGGCAACAAGACCTCGGTGCGCACCGACGACGTGGTGATGCCCGACGGATCCGTGGTCCGCCGTGACTACCAGGCCCACCCCGGCTCGGTGGCCGTCCTCGCGCTCGACGGCGAGGGCAACGTCCTGGTCATCCGCCAGTACCGCCACCCGGTCCGCCACAAGCTCTGGGAGATCCCCGCCGGACTGCTCGACGTCCCCGGTGAGAACCCCCTGCACGCCGCGCAGCGCGAGCTGTACGAAGAGGCGCACGTCAAGGCGGGCGACTGGCGGGTCCTCACCGACGTCTACACCAGCCCCGGCGGCTGCGACGAGGCCGTGCGCGTCTTCCTCGCCCGCGATCTCGCCGAGGCCGAGGGGGAGCGCTTCGAGGTCTTCGAGGAGGAGGCCGACATGGAGCTGACCCGTGTCCCGCTCGACGAACTCGTCCGCGGGGTGCTCGCCGGCGAGCTGCACAACAACTGCCTCGTCGTGGGCGTCCTTTCGCTGTACGCGGCCCTGAACGGCGACGGCGTCGACGCGCTGCGCCCGGCCGAGGCCCCCTGGCCCGCGCGCCCCTTCGAGGCGTAG
- a CDS encoding CTP synthase, with the protein MQPKSTTTKHIFVTGGVASSLGKGLTASSLGALLKARGLRVTMQKLDPYLNVDPGTMNPFQHGEVFVTNDGAETDLDIGHYERFLDVDLDGSANVTTGQVYSQVIAKERRGEYLGDTVQVIPHITNEIKHRIRRMATDDVDVVITEVGGTVGDIESLPFLETVRQVRHEVGRDNVFVVHISLLPYIGPSGELKTKPTQHSVAALRNIGIQPDAIVLRADREVPTAIKRKISLMCDVDEAAVVAAIDAKSIYDIPKVLHTEGLDAYVVRKLDLPFRDVDWTQWDDLLDRVHNPKHEVTVALVGKYIDLPDAYLSITEAMRAGGFANKARVKVKWVTSDDCKTPAGAKKQLGDVDAILIPGGFGERGVDGKVSAIRYARENKVPLLGICLGLQCIVIEAARNLADIPDANSTEFDAATAHPVISTMAEQLDIVAGEGDMGGTMRLGMYPAKLAEGSIAREVYDGKEYVEERHRHRYEVNNSYRADLEKKAGILFSGTSPDGKLVEYVEYPREVHPYLVATQAHPELRSRPTRPHPLFAGLVKAAVERQQGERKAGVKSGK; encoded by the coding sequence ATGCAGCCCAAATCCACGACGACCAAGCACATCTTCGTCACCGGGGGTGTCGCCTCCTCCCTCGGCAAGGGTCTGACTGCCTCCAGCCTGGGTGCGCTCCTCAAGGCGCGTGGCCTGCGTGTCACGATGCAGAAGCTCGACCCGTACCTGAACGTCGACCCGGGCACGATGAACCCCTTCCAGCACGGTGAGGTGTTCGTCACCAACGACGGCGCCGAGACCGACCTGGACATCGGCCACTACGAGCGTTTCCTCGACGTCGACCTCGACGGCTCGGCGAACGTGACGACCGGCCAGGTCTACTCCCAGGTGATCGCCAAGGAGCGGCGCGGCGAGTACCTCGGCGACACCGTCCAGGTCATCCCGCACATCACCAACGAGATCAAGCACCGCATCCGCCGCATGGCCACCGACGACGTCGACGTCGTGATCACGGAGGTCGGCGGCACGGTCGGCGACATCGAGTCGCTGCCGTTCCTGGAGACCGTCCGCCAGGTCCGCCACGAGGTCGGCCGGGACAACGTCTTCGTCGTGCACATCTCGCTGCTGCCCTACATCGGCCCCTCCGGCGAGCTGAAGACCAAGCCGACCCAGCACTCGGTCGCCGCCCTGCGCAACATCGGCATCCAGCCGGACGCCATCGTGCTGCGCGCCGACCGCGAGGTCCCGACCGCCATCAAGCGCAAGATCTCGCTGATGTGCGACGTCGACGAGGCCGCCGTGGTCGCCGCCATCGACGCCAAGTCGATCTACGACATCCCGAAGGTGCTGCACACCGAGGGCCTCGACGCCTACGTCGTGCGCAAGCTCGACCTGCCGTTCCGCGACGTCGACTGGACGCAGTGGGACGACCTGCTCGACCGCGTGCACAACCCGAAGCACGAGGTCACCGTCGCGCTCGTGGGCAAGTACATCGACCTGCCCGACGCGTACCTCTCGATCACCGAGGCGATGCGCGCCGGCGGCTTCGCGAACAAGGCCCGCGTCAAGGTCAAGTGGGTCACCTCCGACGACTGCAAGACCCCGGCGGGCGCCAAGAAGCAGCTCGGCGACGTCGACGCGATCCTGATCCCCGGCGGCTTCGGCGAGCGCGGCGTCGACGGCAAGGTCAGCGCCATCCGGTACGCCCGCGAGAACAAGGTGCCGCTGCTCGGCATCTGCCTCGGCCTCCAGTGCATCGTCATCGAGGCCGCCCGCAACCTCGCGGACATCCCCGACGCGAACTCGACGGAGTTCGACGCCGCCACGGCCCACCCGGTGATCTCCACCATGGCCGAGCAGCTCGACATCGTCGCGGGCGAGGGCGACATGGGCGGCACGATGCGCCTTGGCATGTACCCGGCCAAGCTGGCCGAGGGCTCCATCGCGCGCGAGGTGTACGACGGCAAGGAGTACGTCGAGGAGCGCCACCGCCACCGCTACGAGGTGAACAACTCCTACCGCGCCGACCTGGAGAAGAAGGCCGGGATCCTGTTCTCCGGCACCTCCCCGGACGGCAAGCTCGTCGAGTACGTCGAGTACCCCCGCGAGGTGCACCCCTACCTGGTCGCCACTCAGGCGCACCCGGAGCTGCGCTCCCGCCCGACGCGTCCGCACCCGCTCTTCGCGGGCCTGGTCAAGGCCGCCGTCGAGCGGCAGCAGGGCGAGCGCAAGGCGGGCGTGAAGTCCGGTAAGTGA
- a CDS encoding glycoside hydrolase family 15 protein: MAVRLEMHVAGRIEDYALIGDMQTAALVCRDGTVDWLCLPRFDSHAVFAGLLGTEEHGFWRLGPAYAPEAQPPTAARRTYRGDSLVLESEWDTPRGTVRVIDFMPPRDTDAPQLVRIVEGVTGRVPMRSALRMRFSYGRVVPWVHKVDGRTVAVAGPDSVWLDSDAETFGKDLTTYSDFTVSPGERIAFTISWQPSHRQQPALPEPETALAATEDFWREWVDHCTYHGPYREAVVRSLITLKALTYAPTGGIVAAPTTSLPEDIGGSRNWDYRFTWLRDAAITLSSLLRTGYREEARAWREWLLRAVAGDPENLQIMYGIAGERELGETELDWLPGYEGSQPVRAGNGAAHQLQLDVYGEVTEALHLAHMTGLARNDYASLLQLKLIRYLEDHWDEPDEGIWEVRGPRRHFVHSKVMAWVAVDRTIKLLESGEADGPLEKWRELRDDIHRDVCEKGYDPERNTFTQSYGSKELDASLLLIPQMGFLPPDDKRVIGTIEAIQRELSTSDGFILRYPTAGDDEGVDGLEGDEGAFLACSFWMADDLAMIGRVDEARKLFEKLLALRNDLGLLAEEWDPRLQRQVGNFPQAFSHVPLIDTALRLTASGAYGG; the protein is encoded by the coding sequence GTGGCCGTTCGACTGGAGATGCACGTGGCCGGGCGCATCGAGGACTACGCACTCATCGGAGACATGCAGACCGCAGCCCTGGTCTGCCGGGACGGCACAGTCGACTGGCTGTGCCTTCCCCGCTTCGACTCCCACGCCGTTTTCGCCGGCCTGTTGGGCACCGAGGAGCACGGCTTCTGGCGCCTCGGGCCCGCGTACGCGCCGGAGGCGCAGCCACCCACGGCTGCCCGCCGCACCTATCGCGGCGACTCCCTGGTGCTCGAATCGGAGTGGGACACCCCGCGCGGCACTGTCCGCGTGATCGATTTCATGCCGCCGCGCGACACCGACGCGCCCCAGCTGGTGCGGATCGTCGAGGGCGTCACCGGCCGGGTGCCGATGCGCTCGGCGCTGCGGATGCGTTTCAGCTACGGGCGTGTGGTGCCCTGGGTGCACAAGGTCGACGGCCGCACGGTGGCCGTCGCGGGACCAGACTCCGTGTGGCTCGATTCCGACGCCGAGACCTTCGGCAAGGACCTCACCACGTACTCGGACTTCACGGTCTCGCCAGGCGAGCGGATCGCGTTCACCATCTCGTGGCAGCCCTCGCACAGGCAGCAGCCCGCCCTGCCGGAGCCCGAGACGGCGCTCGCGGCCACGGAGGACTTCTGGCGCGAGTGGGTCGACCACTGCACGTACCACGGGCCCTACCGGGAGGCCGTGGTCCGCTCGCTGATCACCCTGAAGGCGCTCACGTACGCGCCGACGGGCGGCATCGTCGCGGCGCCCACCACCTCGCTGCCCGAGGACATCGGGGGCTCGCGGAACTGGGACTACCGCTTCACCTGGCTGCGCGACGCGGCGATCACCCTGTCGTCGCTGCTGCGCACGGGCTACCGCGAGGAGGCCCGCGCCTGGCGCGAGTGGCTGCTGCGCGCGGTGGCGGGCGACCCGGAGAACCTCCAGATCATGTACGGCATCGCCGGCGAGCGCGAGCTGGGCGAGACGGAGCTGGACTGGCTGCCCGGGTACGAGGGCTCCCAGCCGGTCCGGGCGGGCAACGGCGCCGCCCACCAGCTCCAGCTCGACGTCTACGGCGAGGTCACCGAGGCGCTGCACCTGGCGCACATGACCGGCCTGGCCCGCAACGACTACGCCTCGCTGCTCCAGCTCAAGCTGATCCGCTACCTCGAGGACCACTGGGACGAGCCGGACGAGGGCATCTGGGAGGTGCGAGGACCGCGCCGCCACTTCGTGCACTCCAAGGTGATGGCCTGGGTCGCCGTGGACCGCACCATCAAGCTCCTGGAGTCCGGTGAGGCCGACGGCCCGCTGGAGAAGTGGCGCGAGCTGCGCGACGACATCCACCGGGACGTGTGCGAGAAGGGCTACGACCCGGAGCGCAACACCTTCACGCAGTCGTACGGCTCCAAGGAACTGGACGCCTCGCTGCTGCTGATCCCGCAGATGGGCTTCCTGCCGCCCGACGACAAGCGCGTCATCGGCACGATCGAGGCGATCCAGCGGGAGCTCTCGACGTCGGACGGGTTCATCCTGCGCTACCCCACGGCCGGCGACGACGAGGGTGTGGACGGCCTCGAGGGCGACGAGGGCGCGTTCCTCGCCTGCTCGTTCTGGATGGCCGACGACCTCGCGATGATCGGCCGGGTCGACGAGGCCCGCAAGCTCTTCGAGAAGCTGCTGGCGCTCCGCAACGACCTGGGGCTGCTCGCGGAGGAGTGGGACCCGCGGCTCCAGCGCCAGGTGGGCAACTTCCCGCAGGCGTTCAGCCACGTGCCGTTGATCGACACGGCCCTGCGGCTGACGGCTTCGGGGGCGTACGGGGGCTAG